In one window of Lacticaseibacillus casei DSM 20011 = JCM 1134 = ATCC 393 DNA:
- a CDS encoding helix-turn-helix domain-containing protein: protein MQFSDKLKMARQQQHYTQTQVAEQLHVSPKTISSWENARSFPDISTLVKISDFYDISLDRLLREDQTMMEHYEAIDKQTIRDKRIFQVTYFFNLVLIFGFVIVRILSYTPPILQQIGGWLMLAFFVNLIVLATHYPDYRLWTRSWPRRILLIVLTIGFATIFFLINQEPITIPAGDSYYQNGYAAGAQLRMVTFPIIQTLSTIFAVFGFESVLDKN from the coding sequence ATGCAGTTCAGTGACAAACTCAAAATGGCACGCCAACAGCAGCACTATACGCAGACACAAGTCGCCGAACAATTACACGTGTCACCGAAAACCATTTCCAGTTGGGAGAACGCTCGCAGTTTTCCTGACATTAGCACACTCGTCAAAATCAGCGACTTCTATGATATCTCATTGGATCGCTTACTAAGGGAGGATCAGACCATGATGGAACACTATGAAGCTATCGACAAACAAACAATACGCGACAAACGGATTTTTCAGGTCACTTATTTCTTTAATCTTGTGCTTATTTTTGGGTTTGTGATTGTTCGTATACTCAGCTACACCCCACCCATTTTGCAGCAAATTGGCGGTTGGTTAATGTTGGCATTCTTCGTCAATCTGATTGTCTTGGCGACACATTATCCGGACTATCGGCTATGGACCCGCTCATGGCCACGGAGAATCTTGTTAATCGTTCTCACTATTGGCTTTGCGACAATCTTCTTCCTTATTAACCAGGAACCGATAACTATTCCCGCGGGAGACAGTTACTACCAAAACGGTTACGCGGCTGGCGCACAGCTTCGCATGGTAACGTTTCCTATCATCCAAACCTTGAGTACCATTTTTGCTGTCTTTGGTTTTGAAAGTGTTTTAGATAAGAACTAA
- a CDS encoding helix-turn-helix domain-containing protein, translating into MQLSDKLKLVRQQQHYTQTQVTEQLHVSPKTISSWENARSFPDIGTLVKISDLYDISLDRLLREDRTMMDHYEAIDKHALRDKRIFQVTYFVNLILLLGIVSLKMLTVMLPWVRQYTIGLSLIFIVNLIVLATHYPVYHQWVRSRPRLALFLILLVGLTTALIFIGLYEPIIVPGGNNAYAQEAYIAGSKMGIVLRGMAVTFSTIFIVFGSEETLDKN; encoded by the coding sequence TTGCAACTTAGCGACAAGCTGAAACTAGTACGACAGCAACAGCACTACACGCAGACACAAGTCACCGAGCAATTACACGTGTCACCAAAAACCATTTCCAGTTGGGAGAACGCGCGCAGTTTTCCTGACATCGGCACACTTGTCAAAATCAGCGATCTCTATGACATCTCATTGGATCGTCTATTACGGGAGGATCGAACCATGATGGATCATTATGAAGCTATCGACAAACATGCATTACGCGATAAGCGGATTTTTCAGGTCACTTACTTCGTTAACCTTATACTTCTTTTAGGTATCGTGAGTTTGAAAATGCTCACTGTTATGCTGCCTTGGGTGCGTCAATATACTATTGGGTTAAGCTTGATATTCATTGTGAACCTGATTGTATTAGCAACGCACTATCCTGTTTATCATCAGTGGGTTCGTTCACGACCGAGACTAGCCTTATTCCTCATACTTCTTGTGGGACTCACGACCGCCTTAATTTTTATTGGCTTATATGAACCAATTATAGTCCCCGGTGGCAATAACGCGTATGCTCAGGAAGCTTATATAGCCGGTTCAAAGATGGGCATTGTTTTACGCGGCATGGCAGTAACTTTCAGTACCATCTTCATCGTCTTCGGTTCTGAAGAGACCTTGGACAAAAATTAG
- a CDS encoding IS30 family transposase translates to MQKQDSTHRQKGQHLTSLERGKVAGFRQAGKSNRWIAAEIGVCPQTINNEIKRGTVDQVKKSNGKRVYHRQYLPEAAQARYETARLSCHRPDKFASVQVFLAWYVQRAKQDKWSPDASIGYAKRHKLFTPEELVCASTLYQYIDDQRLEIRNIDLLEKTKRKTSHQHHTKAKRLAGRSIEERPKVVERCRQFGHWEMDTIVGKRNGKESVILTLIERKTRCQLLRLIEGRDADSVSYALRGIKREWGACIKTITADNGPEFTALNTAFAGTETEIFYAHPYTSCDRGTNEAHNRMIRQDFPKGMSLDDISPSQVQATQDRLNQLPRKQQGYCTPQQNFEAEARRVRRMAQ, encoded by the coding sequence ATGCAGAAACAGGATAGCACACACCGCCAAAAAGGTCAGCACTTAACATCACTCGAGCGCGGAAAAGTGGCCGGATTCCGCCAAGCTGGGAAGTCCAATCGTTGGATTGCTGCTGAAATTGGCGTCTGCCCGCAGACCATTAATAATGAAATCAAGCGAGGTACAGTAGATCAGGTCAAGAAGAGTAATGGCAAGCGCGTCTACCATCGACAATACCTGCCAGAGGCTGCTCAGGCACGTTACGAGACTGCACGCTTGAGCTGCCATCGTCCTGACAAGTTCGCCAGCGTACAGGTCTTCTTAGCCTGGTACGTACAGCGAGCTAAGCAGGACAAATGGTCGCCGGATGCTTCAATCGGCTATGCCAAGCGACACAAGCTGTTTACTCCTGAAGAGCTTGTTTGTGCCTCGACTTTGTACCAGTACATTGACGACCAACGCCTAGAGATTCGAAATATCGACCTGTTGGAGAAGACTAAGCGGAAGACCTCTCACCAGCACCACACCAAGGCTAAGCGCCTGGCTGGCCGCAGTATCGAGGAACGGCCTAAGGTCGTTGAACGATGCAGGCAGTTCGGTCACTGGGAGATGGATACCATTGTCGGTAAACGCAATGGCAAGGAGAGCGTCATCTTGACTCTGATTGAGCGCAAGACCCGTTGCCAACTTCTCCGCTTGATCGAAGGACGAGATGCAGACTCTGTGAGCTATGCATTGCGTGGAATCAAGCGCGAATGGGGAGCTTGCATCAAGACCATCACAGCCGACAACGGACCCGAGTTCACCGCCTTAAATACTGCTTTTGCTGGGACGGAAACTGAGATCTTCTACGCCCATCCTTACACGTCCTGCGACCGTGGCACCAACGAGGCACATAACCGGATGATCCGCCAGGACTTCCCTAAGGGCATGTCCCTAGATGACATTAGCCCTAGTCAAGTGCAGGCCACGCAAGACCGCTTGAATCAGTTGCCTCGCAAACAACAGGGCTACTGCACACCCCAGCAAAACTTTGAGGCCGAAGCTCGGCGCGTTCGCCGCATGGCCCAGTAG
- a CDS encoding aldo/keto reductase, translated as MSFIRQTGYKVSEVSLGTWQLGGKWGAPFDAKVARETLEEAYAHGVNFFDTADGYQGGESEKMVGAFVKQHPDVHFTTKIGRKEEPLTAEHFDPDHVRRYVDESLQNMGLDSLDIVLLHCPPMQVYYQPETFFALDVLQKAGKIKHYGVSIERAEEGIKALDYDTAVVEVIFNMFRLRPAETFFPLAKQHDVGILARVPLASGLLTGKFDENTKFAPTDQRANNRHGEHFSKGETFSGVDYLTGVKAARELKERLGSDNLAATALRFILMYDAVSAVIPGASNPTQIERNTDAADVPPLTPEQMAVVKDVYDRLIKNPVGYEW; from the coding sequence ATATCGTTTATTAGGCAAACCGGCTACAAAGTCAGTGAAGTTTCCCTCGGTACTTGGCAACTGGGCGGCAAGTGGGGGGCACCGTTTGATGCCAAAGTTGCCCGCGAAACTTTGGAAGAAGCATACGCTCATGGCGTCAACTTCTTTGATACTGCCGATGGTTATCAAGGCGGTGAAAGCGAAAAAATGGTCGGCGCTTTTGTCAAACAGCATCCCGACGTTCATTTCACGACCAAAATCGGCCGTAAAGAAGAACCGTTGACTGCCGAGCATTTTGATCCTGATCATGTACGCCGCTATGTCGATGAATCATTACAAAATATGGGCTTGGACAGCCTGGATATTGTCTTGTTGCACTGCCCGCCAATGCAGGTCTACTACCAACCCGAGACTTTCTTTGCACTGGATGTCTTGCAAAAAGCCGGCAAGATCAAGCATTACGGTGTCAGCATCGAGCGCGCAGAGGAAGGCATTAAAGCTTTGGACTATGACACGGCTGTCGTTGAAGTGATTTTCAACATGTTCCGTCTGCGCCCTGCCGAAACCTTCTTCCCGCTGGCCAAACAACATGATGTTGGCATTCTCGCTCGCGTCCCATTAGCAAGCGGCTTACTGACCGGCAAGTTCGATGAAAACACCAAATTTGCCCCGACCGATCAACGAGCCAACAATCGTCACGGCGAGCACTTCAGCAAAGGTGAAACTTTCTCCGGCGTTGATTATCTAACCGGCGTTAAAGCTGCCCGCGAACTTAAGGAACGTCTCGGTTCAGATAACCTCGCCGCAACCGCACTTCGGTTTATCCTAATGTATGATGCTGTTTCAGCCGTCATCCCCGGTGCCAGCAACCCTACCCAAATCGAACGCAACACCGATGCTGCGGATGTACCGCCGCTGACGCCTGAACAAATGGCAGTGGTTAAAGATGTGTATGACCGCCTGATCAAAAATCCGGTTGGATACGAATGGTAA
- a CDS encoding threonine/serine ThrE exporter family protein, with protein MTSKSNQAAQGNPPLSEKHHMQIPWYDVIVSEERQADHATLEERASLVGRVGIMLLACGTGAWRVREAMNTVARALRMSCSADIGLISLSYTCFSNNHAYSEVLSLPQSGVNTDKLDALERFVREFDAQYAKETVRDIHHRLDQIQKMSGNYDPLRAGLAAALACCAFVFLLGGGPIEMICCFVGAGIGNWLRGIMIRRNWTLLACIGVSVAVACLVYFLVFQGLEMSLGIAARHEAGYIGAMLFVIPGFPFITSMLDISKQDMRSGMERLLYALMITIVASLVGWLVAMVVHLRPENFADLGLNPALLLIFRLIASFCGVFGFSVMFNSPRRMAVQAGLIGSVANTLRLELVDLNTIPPAAAAFIGALVAGLIASAINRVDGYPRISLTVPSIVIMVPGLYIYRAVYNIGLNNIGVGAEWMTRAALIIMFLPLGLFTARLIMDSRWRESD; from the coding sequence ATGACGTCAAAAAGTAATCAGGCGGCGCAGGGGAATCCACCGCTTTCAGAAAAACACCATATGCAGATTCCTTGGTATGACGTCATCGTTAGCGAAGAACGTCAGGCGGATCATGCAACGCTTGAGGAACGGGCATCGCTTGTTGGCCGGGTTGGCATTATGCTGCTGGCGTGTGGCACAGGGGCGTGGCGGGTTCGGGAAGCCATGAACACGGTGGCGCGAGCCTTGCGGATGTCGTGTTCGGCTGATATTGGGTTAATTTCATTGTCGTATACCTGCTTCAGCAATAACCACGCTTATTCCGAAGTGTTATCGTTGCCGCAAAGTGGTGTGAACACGGACAAGTTGGATGCGCTGGAACGATTTGTGCGCGAGTTTGATGCGCAGTATGCCAAAGAGACGGTACGAGATATTCATCACCGGCTTGATCAGATTCAGAAAATGTCCGGCAACTATGATCCGCTTCGTGCAGGTCTTGCCGCGGCATTGGCCTGCTGTGCCTTCGTTTTCCTGCTTGGTGGCGGTCCGATTGAGATGATTTGTTGTTTTGTCGGTGCGGGTATCGGTAACTGGCTGCGCGGGATTATGATTCGGCGCAATTGGACGTTGTTGGCGTGCATCGGGGTCAGTGTTGCGGTTGCCTGTCTGGTTTACTTTCTTGTGTTCCAAGGCCTGGAAATGAGCTTGGGGATTGCTGCACGGCATGAAGCCGGCTATATCGGCGCCATGTTGTTCGTCATTCCGGGCTTTCCGTTCATCACCAGTATGTTGGATATTTCCAAGCAGGATATGCGCTCAGGCATGGAGCGGCTGTTATATGCTTTGATGATCACGATTGTCGCTTCATTGGTTGGGTGGTTAGTGGCCATGGTAGTGCACTTGCGCCCAGAGAATTTTGCCGATTTAGGCCTTAATCCGGCACTTTTACTGATTTTCCGGCTCATCGCTAGTTTTTGTGGCGTTTTCGGTTTCTCCGTGATGTTCAACAGTCCGCGGCGCATGGCAGTTCAGGCTGGTTTGATCGGGTCCGTCGCCAACACGTTGCGGCTTGAACTGGTGGATTTAAATACGATTCCGCCAGCTGCGGCAGCGTTTATCGGTGCCTTGGTCGCAGGCTTGATTGCCTCGGCGATTAATCGTGTCGATGGCTATCCGCGAATTTCACTGACCGTGCCATCAATTGTGATCATGGTTCCGGGCCTTTATATTTATCGGGCTGTGTATAATATCGGTCTTAACAACATTGGCGTTGGCGCGGAATGGATGACCCGCGCGGCACTCATTATCATGTTTTTGCCACTGGGCTTATTTACCGCGCGTCTGATTATGGATTCACGGTGGCGGGAAAGCGATTGA
- a CDS encoding IS30 family transposase — protein MQKQDSTHRQKGQHLTSLERGKVAGFRQAGKSNRWIAAEIGVCPQTINNEIKRGTVDQVKKSNGKRVYHRQYLPEAAQARYETARLSCHRPDKFASVQVFLAWYVQRAKQDKWSPDASIGYAKRHKLFTPEELVCASTLYQYIDDQRLEIRNIDLLEKTKRKTSHQHHTKAKRLAGRSIEERPKVVERRRQFGHWEMDTIVGKRNGKESVILTLIERKTRCQLLRLIEGRDADSVSYALRGIKREWGACIKTITADNGPEFTALNTAFAGTETEIFYAHPYTSCDRGTNEAHNRMIRQDFPKGMSLDDISPSQVQATQDRLNQLPRKQQGYCTPQQNFEAEARRVRRMAQ, from the coding sequence CGGATTCCGCCAAGCTGGGAAGTCCAATCGTTGGATTGCTGCTGAAATTGGCGTCTGCCCGCAGACCATTAATAATGAAATCAAGCGAGGTACAGTAGATCAGGTCAAGAAGAGTAATGGCAAGCGCGTCTACCATCGACAATACCTGCCAGAGGCTGCTCAGGCACGTTACGAGACTGCACGCTTGAGCTGCCATCGTCCTGACAAGTTCGCCAGCGTACAGGTCTTCTTAGCCTGGTACGTACAGCGAGCTAAGCAGGACAAATGGTCGCCGGATGCTTCAATCGGCTATGCCAAGCGACACAAGCTGTTTACTCCTGAAGAGCTTGTTTGTGCCTCGACTTTGTACCAGTACATTGACGACCAACGCCTAGAGATTCGAAATATCGACCTGTTGGAGAAGACTAAGCGGAAGACCTCTCACCAGCACCACACCAAGGCTAAGCGCCTGGCTGGCCGCAGTATCGAGGAACGGCCTAAGGTCGTTGAACGACGCAGGCAGTTCGGTCACTGGGAGATGGATACCATTGTCGGTAAACGCAATGGCAAGGAGAGCGTCATCTTGACTCTGATTGAGCGCAAGACCCGTTGCCAACTTCTCCGCTTGATCGAAGGACGAGATGCAGACTCTGTGAGCTATGCATTGCGTGGAATCAAGCGCGAATGGGGAGCTTGCATCAAGACCATCACAGCCGACAACGGACCCGAGTTCACCGCCTTAAATACTGCTTTTGCTGGGACGGAAACTGAGATCTTCTACGCCCATCCTTACACGTCCTGCGACCGTGGCACCAACGAGGCACATAACCGGATGATCCGCCAGGACTTCCCTAAGGGCATGTCCCTAGATGACATTAGCCCTAGTCAAGTGCAGGCCACGCAAGACCGCTTGAATCAGTTGCCTCGCAAACAACAGGGCTACTGCACACCCCAGCAAAACTTTGAGGCCGAAGCTCGGCGCGTTCGCCGCATGGCCCAGTAG